DNA from Cheilinus undulatus linkage group 20, ASM1832078v1, whole genome shotgun sequence:
CTACTGGCGCACCGATGGTCGGGTGGTTGGGGCACATGCCATCTGCGAAggtgacccgggttcgaatctggcccatggcactatttcctgcatgtctctccctgctctcttccctgtttccgactctatccactgtcctatcaaataaaggcaaaacggccaaaaataaatcttaaaaaaaaaaaaaaaaaacctacatgCTAACTACTTAGCATCTCACATTTACTTCAAGTGAAGTGCCATTGgtaagctcagacaggaaggcagctgccattaactgaagctacagcagcctctagtggcaggaggccATTACAGTCAGTTTAAAAGAGTCTTAGACACCAGGAttaaagcctgtgtttataaaaaacgATAGGTAATTGGTTTAACCAACTCATAAATCTTGcgctggctaatttgataaacagatTCAACCATTAAACCACGGGCATCCCTAGTATGAGCCCTGAAATACTCTTGATCAGTAGAACACTTTTCTTATCTTGTTGCTCCTGCAATGCCTACTCATAACACAAATGTCTTCTCTATCTTATAAACAGCAAAACGATCTTTCAGCCAGAACAAACCCCTCCAGCCAAAAGAGCAGCTGACAGTTCAGTTCTCTAAATCCAGACCTCCTGCACCACCTAAACTCCACACCCCAGCACCAGCCACCACAGCCCAAGCCCCTGCAGAGATCAGGACCCAGCCAGTACCAGCACCAGTCCCTGAAGAGACGAGGACACAGCCCATACCAGCACCCCGGGGTCAGCCTGTGAACCCAAAAAAGCCTCCAGTGAAGAAGCCTGGACGGAAAGCACCAAACTGCCCTccacctctccctcctccatcacAACCAAAAGAGGTCCCTTCTGTAGCACAGTGAGAAAAACAGAGCACTATGCAATACAGTATAAAATCAGATACAGCCCTTGTTGATGgtgtttattttacttcacACCTCAAAGACATTACTGTTTCCTGTGACTACAGATGCCACAAAGCAACAGCTACACAGATATTAGACATTTTGGGACAAATTTCAACCAGAGAGGGCAGTACAGCACTGATTCAAGACCTgcttttaagctactttttaaaTACAAGGATGTATTAATTAAATGAATTACAATGAatacatttgcatgttttttttttagttgttgtaAGCAGTGATACATTTCAGGTTGTGGCATGGTCAATTTTATGGCATATCAGTGTTTCTGTAACCACTGTCTTTAATTTATTCCTTGGTACTGTTACCTTAAACTGTATGTTTCTGATAATAAAAGCCAGAGAGAAATCTTTAAGGATAAAAGTGTAACATAATAAATGAATGCAGCCACCCGAAATTGATTTCCAATGCATGTCTGTGGTTTCTTTAAGGTGAATTATCTGTAAATGTAAGCCCTGTAGAGTAGTAAACTTTTACAATCTTTGTAAGTTTTCCTGTAAGGATTTTGGGTGgaatattcctttaaaaaacttttatttatgcAAATAAATGAACATCCAACCCAACTAAAATATCTTTATTGTAAGTTTCATCATAGTGTATGACTGGTACTAACTGCAGCATAAGGATGTGAATTGCACAGTGTACTGCAGGTGCACAAACTTGTACAAATAGCACATAAGTACAAACTAATAAGAGGTCAGTTATATCTTCATTTACTTTTGTATAAAAGATCAAATAAATGACAATTCttctataaaaataatacagGAGTCAGACTTCATTATCATGAAAGGTGCACTGAGTATTTAAAATGGAGGTCTGCAGCATAACATGAGCATTTATACAATTCAGTCTTATTGCAGCAAGCAAAAACAGCTATAACATGTAATCTTCCCTCAGTCCATGTAGTTTAACTTGTGAGATGtttgcatttctctgctttaATGTGGCCTGAGATAACAGATGTCCTTTGTTCCTTCCCTTTTGtttcatggtagtgtgttcctGAGTGAAAAGATTGTAGTGGTGCCGGACGTTTCTTATGagatttcatgtatttttcaaatccAAACATCTTCCCAGTGTTCTTAGCGTCAGCTTTCACATGAACCTTCCCCCCATGCTTGTGAGGAAGCAtgttaactttaaactgaatgacaggatttgtcattttttcagaGAGTAACGCTGGCTTCCTTTGAGACAATTTTGACCACATTCTCTGGCACATCCTCACTTGCCATGCCACTTTTCTCTGAGTCATTTTTAAGCCAAggcctttgcaaaaaaaaaaaaaaaaaaaaaaagagaagcatTCTCCCATTTCCGTTGTCAAACGTGCAGCTTCAAAATTTCTTTTAGATACATTCAGAGACGTTTTGCATCAAAACTGTAAATCCTTAAAGCATGACGTCGTGGAAGGTAAAGATCCAATATAAAGGTTATAGTTTAAATGGTCATCCCATCTGAAGAGCCAGCCTTTTGGAGCAAATAAAGACTCAAGAgcattaattttcaaatcagGAGAAATCATACATCAGTGAAGATTTATGTGAAGTTTAGTGTTGAAACATCCTCAGACTTTAATTTCATCCTCGTCGTCCATGTAATTGTAGGAAATATTCTTCCTGGGCTGGTTGATGATCATCTCAGGAGCTTTAACTTCGATCCTACTCTGTCCCTTAAAGGGTTTGATGCCATAGTGGCGTGCCAGCACATCTGTTGCACTCTGGAAGCGCTCATGCTCCATCCCCATCCCCACCTTCACACGTTCAGGAGACCCCATCACCACATCAGGGACTGTAACTGAAAGCCTGCCTCTGCTCACCTCCAgcactctctcctcctcctcctcctcttcccatTCGGCCTCATGTGGGCTCTTCCTATCCCCACAGTCCTCTCTCAGGAGGGAATCCACATACGAGATGGTAGCCGAGTCCATCTCTGATCCCTCGTTGGTCATCCCACATGCTGATCCCATCTCCTCACCCTCCCATGTGTGACTGGGATCCTCCAGGTGGCTGTCGATCAGACTGAACACCTCGCTCATAAGGGAAGGGCCAAGATCAAAGGTGAAGGCGTCCAGGGAGGCGAGGGAGGGGAGGGAATCGGAGAAGGCGGTGGGTGGTTTGGTATCACAGGTCAGAACGGAGGTGGAGCAGGTGGATAAGATGGCGTCTGTGGGGTCGGTCAGAGAGCCGCGGTGGATGTTGGAGGAGCAAGAAATGGGGAGGGAGATGGAAGGCTGCTGACGCTCAGATCGAGAGAGACGAGGCAGGGTGACGAAACCAGAGTCCAGACCTGAGGAGAGAAGacacatttcaaaatgtgaaattcagtAGGACGGATTCTGGCTTTCTGATCTAttactgactttttattttgactaATTTCCTGTATCTTTAAACACTACTGTCATTTTGTAATCTAGgctagtcttttttttttacccacttgctgaaagttaaaacagaagcttgtaatcagtcagtggAATATAAAACTATTGCAAGTTAAGGCTAAGCTCAACATTTTGGTTCCTGGAgttgtcagatgtttgtcaggAAATTTCACAgcatctctctttctctgttatCACATTAAGGGCAGGGGTCACATGTTCTGTTATAATGTCATGCCACAGTTTTCTTGTCTTGAGTCttataaacacagagaattttacaaatgaaaatcatttaaatgctTGCTAATTGATCAGCACCTGAAAGAACATTAATTAAAATGGACTGTATTCAGAGTTATACTGACATGTTTTGAGCACCAGATAGCTTAGTGGTCGTATCTCATAACCCATGAAGGCTACATACgtatatgcatttttttttttacattatttaataTTAATACACAGTATTGCTGATTAATCCCTAAAAGTaacagagcagtggttctcaaaagGTGTACCTCGGCACACTATCGTGCCTTTAGGCAAATCTAAGTGTGCCTTAGGAACTTGTGCAAACATATGTTGTCCCTACAACTACACAATAACTAATAATACTGCAATTTATAGGCATTACACAATTTGTCTGAAGGAGGCTTTTTGCATGGATATGTGTATGGTGTGCCTTAAGATTGTGGGTTGATctttaggcaaaaaaaagtttgaaaaccactgtaaTAAATAAAGCACTCACACCCTTACCATGGTTTAAGGGGATATTCCAACAGGGGGCAATGTAAGCCAATCTGAAACCACCCTGACTAAGATAAAGCCAACAAAAATATCAGCCTGCTAAGTGCAGAGTTACTCAGATCTGTAGAGGATGAGTCATTCGACCGATTCTGCCAGAAACCTTTAAAAGTCACACTGCTGCCTCCATCACCCAAAATTACCAGTGTCTCTCTGTCTCAGCCATAAAAAAGCCACTGAAGTGCTTTTATACAGACAAAACACAACAGTATCTCATTTTCTAAAACCCTGCCTGTCACATTTCATGATCGATAATTTAAAAGACAGAAGGGCAGCTTTGTTGATCCTTCCAAAAGTTTGCTGTGTACTGTTATTTTGTACATTTACAACACACAACTAATTATTTTGGCTCTTAAATATCATTGTCTATGCCAAGAAAATACAAagcacagattaaaaaatctcTGATTCCTTTCAGCTccttagagaaaaaaaaaaaacagtccaacATTTTGAGACTTCTTGATGAGACTGAGCTAAGGAGCTTGACTACTACCGCACCTTTATGTTCACATTTAGGATACAGCAAAAATTAAATggcatacagtgcattcagaaagtattcaatttttgaattttgggaTGTTACAGCCTGATGTGAcagaaaaatcctttttttttcttaatctacactcagaaccccaccatgacaaagtgaaaacagaactgTACAGTTCTTTgcaatttcattaaaataaaaaatgaaatatcataCAGACACAAGTGTTCAGATTCTTTGCAAacagtgactaaaactatacCTAAACTTAGGTATaactttttccatgagaaagactagtcTCTGActagcaaaaatagatctttgctgactaaaactgactaaaagtaagtttagttttcgtcaagatgacaaaattagattaaaatgtaatgtagtttttgtctgacatttgcATCtatatctattctgcctcttagGTGTAGAAAGCAGAGATCCCAGGTTTAGTGGGGGtgtagaacacactaccatgacttggtaccagattcaggcaaagagaaaaaactgctgggactaaaagtaaagacaaaataactagactaaaaatataaaaagtagaaataaataaaatgtgactaagactaaaattcaTTCAAtccaaagactaagactgagaatgaaattaaaaacagctgtcaaaattaacactgattgcAAAGAAACTTTGTTCAGGTTCTTCCCATTTTTCTCAgcctttgctgagatgtttctacaccttgatttgagtccaactgtggtaaaataaatcaactggacatgatttagagAGGCACACCTTTTTATAGAGGACCTTTCAGCTGACAATGGTTATTGAGGAAAAATCCAAGCCATGAGGACAAAGGttctgcctgcagagctcagagacaggattgttgcaaggcacagctctggggaaggctacaaaaaaatctgcactGTTCCCATGAGCCTCAATAactctcaaatggaagaagttaaGCACCATCAGGACTCTTCCAAAACTGGTCGTCCAGCCAAATTGAGCAATCAGGGAGAAGGGAATTAGTAAGAGAGATGACCAAGAACTTGATGGTcactgtgtggagatgggacaaagtttcacAAGGACAACCATtcctgcagccctccaccgGTCTGGTCTTTAAGGCAGAGAGGGAAgcttaaaaacacatgaaagtttTCATATGGAGATTTTGCAAACTCCTACTCTGCTGCAACATAAACTTGAAAacagtgaagggggtctgaatactctctGAATGCACTTTAAAAGTCTGGGAACAGAAAGTAACACAACCTCCACTTGGCTTCATGTTGACTAATTTTACCTACAAAACCTTGGTTAATTTAGTGGTTTGTTTTGTTCAAACATGCAGTATCTAAATGTGAAACTGACAGGACATAATTCAATGGAGACTGGAGCCAGACGAGCTGTTTCCCTGCTGTCGATGTTTATGCTAGACAAACTGTCTCCTGGCTGAGTTGTATCAATCTTGTCATCCAAACAGAAAGATTTCCACTTAGGGAGGTCAGTGTGTATGAGCGCCGAGTTTGGTGTTAATGTGTTTCATTGAAACAGTGTCTCAGACTGACGGCTTGTTGCCCGCTCAGTCTGGATCTCTGTGTGTTATCAGTGGAAGCTCTGCTCATTATGAGCTGAGGTGATTCACAGACATCTGGAGAAAATCTGTGGAAGATTACTAAGTTTTACTGCAGCTGCACAGATGGCTGCCATGTCTCTGTACTTCCCAGTTAACACTGGTTAACCCAGTTGacctttctttttctctttgtgtagCACAGTATCATTTAATTTGAAGGGCACATCTTCCTTTAATCTCTGGGGCAATTTGGGGATTTTGTCGTATAATTTTCATAATCCTTGGATGACAGAGCAAAAAAAGATGACATGAGATCATCTGGAGAAGTTTCCACTGAAGAAGCTTTAGAAAACCAAAACACCAGAGATTTAAAGAGCAAAACCTCGTTTATATGATCTAAGGAGAGAAATATGGGGTAAATGACTCAAACAGAATCCTACATCGCCACCCAAGAAGAAACCTTAGAAAGATGAGCACCCTTAAAGTTTTTAGGATGTACTTGTATCTCCATCCTCTTCACATATTATCTAAATAAAGTCCATGTCTGGATGCCTGACTTTAACTCacattaaattgttttttgccacttacaaaGCAGAAGTAGTGCGATATGTACACCTTAATTTTTCCTTTAGCTTTAGTCTCAACAGACTTAATGtaccctgattttttttccaccttaaagtAGTGCCTGTTGAATCTGGAAATAAGATATAATCAATtcacaaacaataaaacaggaaaGCATTGAGTAAAGACAATACAAAGCTATCTAAAACTGAGGGAAGTTTGAGTCTCTTGAGTTTAAACACTATAAGCGACCCCTAAATTCCCACATATTGGT
Protein-coding regions in this window:
- the cdc42ep1a gene encoding cdc42 effector protein 1 is translated as MNLQEKLSGLKGLVTHSHSKRRHKGDLTLDMISPPLGDFRHTMHVGRGGDVFGDTSFLSNHGGTGNGNNGETDSISSPDNKIGAFFSRTLRQIRRGSETRPTGGPKEMSPPPPAISPIIKNAISLPRLDVDMSNGCPTTKVLFPSSHSTPEDMKSTYGLDSGFVTLPRLSRSERQQPSISLPISCSSNIHRGSLTDPTDAILSTCSTSVLTCDTKPPTAFSDSLPSLASLDAFTFDLGPSLMSEVFSLIDSHLEDPSHTWEGEEMGSACGMTNEGSEMDSATISYVDSLLREDCGDRKSPHEAEWEEEEEEERVLEVSRGRLSVTVPDVVMGSPERVKVGMGMEHERFQSATDVLARHYGIKPFKGQSRIEVKAPEMIINQPRKNISYNYMDDEDEIKV